The Nitrosospira multiformis ATCC 25196 region CTTTCGACTCTCTCGTACCATCGCTCGCTACGGCAATAGGAAGTTCCGCGGATCACCCCGCGGCCCTTGCCGAGCTTATGGGTGTCATCCTCAACGATGGCGTCCGGGTACCCACGCTGCTGATCGAGCGTCTGCGCTTTGCAGCCGACACGCCTTTCGAGACGATCGTCGAGAAGAAACCCCTCCAGGGTGAAAGAGTATTTTCCCCCGAACTGGCGGCAACGGTGCGCAGTGTCCTGACCAAGGTGGTAGCGGTGGGTACGGCTTCGCGGCTGGCGCATGCAATGGTGGAAGAGGATGGCTCGGAAATCCTGATCGGCGGGAAAACCGGCACGGGTGATCATCGTCATATCACGTTTTCTTCATCGGGAGTCATCAAGGAATCGCGTGCGGTGAACCGTTCTGCAACTTTTGTCTTCTTTATCGGCGACCGTTTTTTCGGGACCATGACTGCATTCGTACCGGGAGTGGATGCAGCAAACTATACGTTTACCTCGGCACTTTCCACACAGGTGATGAAAAAACTGGTACCGGTCCTCAAACCCCTTATTGACAAGCCTCCATCCTGGCCGGAATCCACCCTGGCGGAGGATGCGATCAGGAAAGCTTTACCGGAAGAAAAGGAAAAGCTGCAGCCCACTTCCAGCTAAACTTGAACACACTCGTACCCGGCAGCGGGGATTCAGTCCTCTGTGTTGATCCACCACAGGAAAACCACTATTCCCAGCACCAGGGCGAGGCCCAGGATAGCCTTGGCAAATTCCTTTACAAACCAGAATACCATCGATTCATATAAACTCACATTTTCTCCCCTGATTTATTTTCGGGTCCACCACCACAACAGAAACGACAGAACCAGCGACACCAGCAGCCCGCTGGTGAGCGGAAAGTAGAGTCTGAAATTCTCGCGTTCAATGACAATATCTCCGGGAAGACGGCCAAAGGGCAGCTTCGACAACCAGGGCCACAATAATCCCGCCAACAACAGGAGTATGCCGCATAGGATAAGCAGACGCTGCATAAGAATCTCCGACTCGTCATTTTCTGCGAACATGTTCCAGCCAGTGTAAACCGGTTTTTCCGGAAAGATCAATTCGCTCTTCCCGGCTATATCCGGGGGCACTCTGCCTTATCCGCCAGTTCTTCCTCCCAGGGAACCTGTGAATAAATCCTTCGCAAACTGCGCTGTTAAAATGGGAATGATGGCAAGGCACCCGAAGAAGATCATAGCCTGGTCTGCCCTACCTGGAAGCGCAGCTAGTGGGATCCAGTAACGTCAGACATCGAGACGTCGGCGTCGTAATACATACTTCTTATCTTTCACCCACTTATCATGTGGGATAACCCGATCAACAGAAAAGTTCTGTAGTCGATAGAGGGGCGAATTACGATTGCTTTCTCCTGTTGTCCATCCCTTCGGTGGTATGGATCAGTTATGTGTGAAAGCGAACGGAACACGTGGGAGGCTGTCACTAGAATCGGCAGAATGACCTGCATCGTTCCTTCTTTTCTATGAGGAACGCCACGCCGGGTCTACTGGTTTATTTTTATCTTCGTTAATCGAATCTGATTGCAATCCTCAGATTTCTGTTTTCAAGGAGGATAACATGAATATTCTGGTAAAGAAGAACTCCCGTAGTTTACTGACCATAGTTACATTGGTGTTCGGCATGTCTGTTTCAGCCGGGCTCAGCGCGCAGGAGCATTCTGACAAGCGGGTAGTGAATAAAAAGTCGGAACAGGTCGAAAGCAAGCACCCCGGGGCCAAAGTTGACAAGATGACTATCGAGGTTCCCGTATTGACGTTCGTTCCAGTCCAGGTTTCAGCAGAACTCGAAAACAGAGGGTGCTGGGTGAAATTTTTTGACAAGAAGAATTTTCAAGGCGACAGCCTGTTTTTAAGCGGCCCCGCTACCTTGCCTCGACTGATAGGTCCGTTTGGCTACGATTGGGAGAACAAGGTTCGCAGTGTCAAAGTCGGTCCCAGAGCCAATCTCACCATTTTTGACAATCACAATTATCGGGACGAGGATAAGTTTCTCGATGCCGGTGCAAACGTCGCTAATCTGTCGAAGGAAATGGGTTTTTTTGACAACTTCCGTTCAATGGTACTGAATTGTATTTGATTTGCCGTCCGCTTCATTGATCTTATCGGGATAGCGGTGGTGACCGGCGGTGCAGCAGATTTCAGGGCGGGTAGAACCCGCCCCTCATCAAGAAATTTCTAGGGGCGGCAGGAATCGAGGACGATGCGTTTGAGTATATGCAGGCGCCGATGAAAGAAATGCTCTGCGCCGGGTACAACGACAATGGGTAATTCCTGCGGAGCGGCCCAATCCAGAACGGTTTTAAGCGGAACGACGTCATCCTGATCGCCGTGAATGATCAGCACGCGCGGTAGAGATTGGACATCCTGCGTATCCTGCGGAAAGGAGAGGGGAGGAGCGCTCAAGCGCTCTACTGCCGGGGCGACCAGCACCATTTGTTGCGGCTTGAGCCGTTGCGCGGCGAAAACCTGGATTGCACCGCCAAATGAAAATCCCGCCAGGCACAACGGCGGAGAAGAGTTGAAACGGGAGGCATATTCCGCTGTTACAGCTTCCGTCACCGCCACTACATCCTCGACTTCTCCCAGACCATCGTTGCCCGAATAGAGGGGACCTTCGCTCTGCTCCACACCCCGGAAGTTGAATTTGACCGTGATAAACTCGAGCTCCAGGAAGGACTTGAACAGGGTATGCACTACCTTGTTATTCATGGTTCCGCCATAGAGCGGATGAGGGTGTGCGATGACGGCAATCCCTCGGGGGGAAGGCGAGGCCGGCTCCGCCAGAACCGCTTCCAGCTTTCCCGCCGGGCCGTCGATGAACAGGTTTCTGGACAGGGTTTGGGAATTATGCGCAGTCAACGGATAGACATGAAATCGTGAATCGAAGGAGCAGTATCATACACCGAGATCAGATCCGTAACCGCTCGACCACACGGCCGTTTTTCAGGTGCTCTTCGATGATTTCATCGATATCCTCCTTGTCCACGTAGGTATACCAAACATCTTCAGGATACACGACGATGACAGGACCTTCATTGCAACGGTCCAGGCAACCTGCATTATTAATCCTTATCCTCTTGTTCTTAGAGTCCAGCTTGAGTGCCTTTACACGCTCTTTGGCATAGTCGCGCATTGCCTGGGCGCCAAAGTTATTGCAGCACAAGGTGCCGGGTTCACGCTGGTTCACGCAGAAAAATACATGCCGATGGTAGTAGCTCATGGTTTTTGTATTGAATGGATGAGCAGAAATTATAACGATTATCGCAGTTTAATTTCTGTCCACAAGCGGCTCAACAGTCGCCGCTGCTTGCGATCGAGATCGCGCAGCATTTCAAGCCGGGCAATCAGTTCCGGATCGGGAAAAATGGCCTTGTTGCTTGCAATTTCTGGCTGGATGTATTGCAAAGCATCGAGATTGGGATTGCCCGAGCCGATGAGATTGGTGAGTTCGGCGGAATTCTTTCCATCCAGCATGAAATTGATGAACTGGTGAGCAAGATCGGGGCGTTTCCCGCTTTTGTGCAGAACCATGCTATCCACTGCCAGCACTGCTCCCTCTTTGGGCGTCGAATAGCTGATCGTGAATTTCCGCCCGGTTTTCTGGGCATCGAGCGCCGCCTGGAACATGTCATTGGAATAACCGTGCGCCACCCACAGATTACCCACTGCCAGTTCCTTGATGTAGCTGGTATTGCTGAAGGCCGCCCAATAGGGTTTGGCGCGCACGATCAGAGCGGCGGCCTCCTGCCAATGCCTCTCATCCGTATCGTTCACGGAATAGCCCAGATACTTGAGCGCGGCGGCCATCAGCTCGCGCTGGCTGTCGAGCACGGTCACCCGTCCCCTGATTTTTTCCAGATATTTGGGTTCGAAGATGATTGCCCAGGTATCAGTCGGCAGACCAAGCTGCTCGATCTTCTCCTTGTTGAAACCGAGCAGAGAGAGCGTGTAGGCGTAGGGGACCGAGTATATGTTACCGGGGTCAAAGGCCGTATCGAGATAGGCAGGATTGATATTCCTGAAATTGGGCAGGAGCGATTTATCCAGCGGCCGCAGCGCTCCCTGGCGGATGAGGGTGTCGATCGCATTGCCCGTGGGAACGATAACATCATAACCGGTGGCTCCCGCCGCGAGCTTCGCCAGCATTTCCTCGTTGTCGGCATAATAATCCTGCGACAGGTCGCACTTACAGGATTTCTCGAAGCGCGCAACGGTTTCCGGCGCGATGTAGTTATTCCAGTTGAACAGGTGCAGGACATTTTTGCCGCTGTTGCCCGCATCCGGATTCGGGGGAGTACATCCCGCGGCGAACGTGAGCAGTGATGCCAGCAGAAAAAAAAGGAGTCGTGGAGGGTTCATTATTCCGCCGCTTGTTTCACCGCTTATTTCACCGTTTTGCGAGGTTTCGTGCTCTCTTCCGAGGAGGCGTTTGATTCAAGCCGGGCGGCAATGATGATCATGACCAATGTCAGCAACATCAATAATGTCGAGATGGCGTTCACTTCAGGCGTCACTGCCACTTTTATCATCGTATAAATCTGGATCGGCAGAATCGGTTCGCCTACACCCTTGGTAAAGAATGTAATGACAAAATCATCGATGGACAAGGTGAACGACATCAAGGCGCCTGCGACTACAGCCGGCATGATGAGCGGCAAGGTGACGAGGCGGAAAGTTTGCCAAGGCGATGCGCCCAGATCGCGCGCCGCTTCGAAGATGCTTTCATCCATTCCCTGCAGCCGCGCCCGCACGATGATGGCAACGAAACCAATGCAGAAGGTAGTATGCGCAATGATGATGGACACCATTCCAAGCGTGAAATTCAGGACTTGCAAAAAGAATAGCAGGATCGATACTCCAAGCAGGATTTCGGGCATTGCCACTGGAGTGAATACCAGCACCGGCAATACCCTGAGCTTGTACCGGTGTATCGCCAGGCCGGACATCGTGCCCAGCAGGGTAGCGCTGAAGCTGGCGCAAAGCGCGATGATGAGCGAGTTGCGTGCCGCCAGCAGCATTTCGGTATTGTTGAACAGCGCCTTGTACCAGAACAAGGTAAAGCCGACCCATTCAGCATTCAACCTGGAATCGTTGAACGAGTACAGCACTACGATGATCAGCGGGATATAAAGGAAGGCGTAAACCAGCACGGCCGCGGACCACAACCAGGGATTGCCGCGCTTCACGCTATATCGCCCGCTGGCCGGTTGCGGAACGGGCGAACCATGTCGTCAAGCCTGCTACGGATAGTACCGCCAGTGTCAGCATGATGGACAATGCAGAACCGAAAGGCCAGTCGCGAGTGCCCAGGAACTGATCCTTGATCAGGTTTCCGATCAGGATATCGCCTGTGCCGCCTAATATATCCGGCACGGCGAACATGCCCAGCACCGGAATGAATACCAGCGCGGATCCTGAAAATACGCCCGGCAGGGACAGCGGCCAGGTAACCCGCCAGAAGCGTTGCCAGGCATTCGCCCCCAGATCCTGTGCCGCATCCAGAAGGGAGGGATCGTGCTTCTCCAGATTGGTATAGAGAGGCAGCACCATGAAGGGCAGATGTACGTATACCATGCCCACCAATACTGCAAAAGGCGAGAATAATAACGTGACCGGGGCGATTCCGAACGCGCCGAGAAGGGTGTTGACAAAGTGGCTGAGCGCGGATTCCGGGCCGAGAATGATCATCCACGCGTAGATGCGAATGAGGAAATTGCTCGCGAACGGAAGTATCACCAACAGGACCATCAGGTTGCGCAAGTGTTTTCTGCTGCGGGCAATCAGTACTGCCAATGGATAAGCCAGGATGAGGCAGATCAGGGTCGTGCCGAACGCAACCGCGAACGATTTGAGAAAGATCTCCGTGTAGATGAAGTCGCTGAAAAAGAACTGATATGCGTCCGAGGTGAATCCATATTCGCCAATCGCTTGGTCCGAAGGCGGGATAACGGGGGCCAGTCCGCCGAATTCACCCGGAAAGCGAAACGAGGTGAGAATCATGATCAGGCTGGGTGCCACAAAGAACACTATCAGGAACAATAGGGGTGGCCCGCTCACCAGCAGCCGGGCAAGCTGCTTTTCTTTCATTTCGCCCTTAATCATTCAGGATCATTGAGAAAAATGCCCGCGTCGTGGCGCCAGGAGATTGTTACCTCGTCATCCACCTCGAAAAACTTGGCCCGGCCAGGAGCGGAATTTGGCAGTAAAGCTTCAATATAGGCACCGTTGGCGAGTTCCACAATATAAGTAGTTACGTCGCCGACATACAGGAAGTCATGCACTTTGCCGCGGAAATGGTTTTTTAGCTGCGATTCATTGGACGGGTGAGAAATTCGCACCTGCTCCGGCCGGATAGCCAGCACGCCCTTGTCACCCACCTCCATGCCCTCCCTGGCCGGCGCCGTTACCTCTCCCAGTCCTTCTATCGCGAGTTTCAAATGAGACGGAACAGCTTCCATAACTGTTGCATTCATCACGCTGATTTTGCCGATGAAATCTGCAACGAAATGATTTCTCGGCGCACTGTAGATTTTAGAGGGTTCGTCTATCTGCTCGACATTGCCCCGGTTCATCACTGCGATGCGATGCGATAGCGCCAGCGCTTCATCCTGTGCATGAGTGACAAAAATAAAAGTAATACCGATTTCTTTCTGAAGATTGATGAGCTCGATCTGCATCTCTTCACGCAACTTTGCGTCGAGTGCGCCGAGGGGTTCATCGAGCAGGAGCAGTCGTGGTCGATTCACCAACCCTCTGGCGAAAGCCACGCGCTGTTTCTGCCCACCGGAGAGCTCATGTGGAAAGCGATTGCCGAAGTTCGGCAGGTGAACCCGCTCCAACAGTTCATTCACCCTTTTTTTTATTTCCTGGGGGGCTTTCCCTGCCATTTTGAGGGGAAAGGCGATATTGTCCGCCACCGTCATATGCGGAAATAAAGCATAGGTCTGGAATACGGTATGGACAGGCCGCTTTTCCGGGGGAATACCCACCATATCCTTGCCGTCCAGCAGGATTTGACCGGAGTCCGGCAGATCGAATCCAGCTATCATCCGCAGCAGCGTTGTTTTACCGCAACCGGACGGCCCCAGCAGCGTGAAGAACTCGCCGGCTTCCACATCGATGCTGACGTTGTCGACCGCAGTGTAACCGCCGAAACGCCGCGTCACATTACGGATTTCCAGGAGCGCCATAGTCGGGACAAATCGAGGTAAAACTCAGCATTTTACCAAAATTTATGAAGCAACTGCTGCTTCCCATTCTCTTAAGGAATTTCGACGCCAAGATAAAACGACCGTTTCGCACGTCGTTAGATTTTCCCCCCTCTCCGCTTCTTCCATGGCGGCAATGGTTTCAGCATCCGGTTCGAAGAAATCCATCGGGTGAAACGGCAATTTCTTTTTGCTGCCGACACTTCTTAAAAACAGGCGTATGTCGTGGGAAACTGCAAGGCCCGTTTCCCCCAGCACCCGGCTTGCTTCCTCCTTCGTTTGCGTATCAACCCGCATATGACCTCAGTTTTCGCCATTGCAGTTTACGAAAAAGGGATTCTGTATTCGCAATTGCTCGTCTATCAGCAAATCGTGCTGCATGTCCTCAGAATATAGAATATCGCAGTTTGAGAGCAGCGCCGCCGCTGCAATCATCCCATCGTACAAGCTCAGGCCCCACCGCTCTGCAACCCGCCGCCCCCGGTCGTGTACTTCCAGCGTCAGCGGTTCGACGGGACAAATTGAGCGGATCAGGAAAAGCACATCGTTGACCTCATGCCATGGCATGGAAAGCTTGCGGCGCATGACGCTGGCCATTTCGTTAAGGACCTGTACACTGATCCTGCCGCCACCTCGCAGGACTTCTTCAGCGCGGTTTGCCTTGGCCGCACTCGGAGAGAGCAGATATAGAAGAATATTTGTGTAGATAAAGCTAGTCGCGCTCATTCGCTTCTTCCCGGTCAAACCTGAAATCGGCGGGAAGTCTGCCCCGATACTTGCGCAACCTTTCCAGAAATTCATCTGCCCCCGGTTTTTTTCTGATCTCGAATTTCCTGTCGCCGGCAACGATTACTTCAATATCGTCGCCTTCGCGCAGATCAAGAGCTTCCACTACTGAAACCGGCAGGCGGATAGCAAGGCTGTTACCCCATCTTGAAACTTGCATTGTTGCCCCTGCATGATATACGTAATATAAAGTATATCATGCAACCCCAAATTTGGTTTTCGAAAGCTATTTAATGACAAGGCGTCAGCCAAGAATACAAACAGGCCGCAACTCCAGGTCGCACTCGACCATGTTCGTGCAGGGGATATGCTCATAGTCCATTCCATGGACAGGTTGGCCCGTAACATCGAAGACATGCTCAGGCTGGTGGGGGAAATGAATAATAAGGGGGTATTGGTTCAGTTCGTTAAAGAGAATATGAGCTTTGCTGCTGGCAGCGAAGATCCTTGCTCTACGTTGATGTTTACCATGCTCAGCGCTTTCGCTCAGTTTGAGCGATCCCTGATCAAAGAGCGGCAACGGCAAGGAATAGTCCTGGCAAAGGCCGAAGGAGTCTACAAGGCAGGAAGCCCGCTCTGAATGCAGAGAGGATTGTTCAGTTGCGGGAGCAGGCAGCAGGGGGGCGAACCGGACAAAGCTGGCGAAGGAGTTCGGGATAAGCCGGGAAACCCTTTATCAATACATCCGATAGGAAGAAAGAGCAGGCTAGCTGTGAGGAGGAAGTTTCAAAATCAGAACCAAAAACCAAAGATCGGGAGAAGCTGCTTTGACAGCATGAACTCCATTACCTACATTGAAGTAATGGATTGCCCCCCGCCTTGCCGGAGAATACCATGACACTACTCAGCCATTCCTTCAAGGTTCGCCATCTTATCCTGGCCGCAGCCTTAACTACCGGCCTTGGTTTTGTCAATCCTGCAAACGCCGAAATAGTCCTCCTTGTTGACCTTAACAGCAGGACAGCAATTAGTCTGGGCACTTTGGGCGGGAACTGGAGCAATGCCTACGGCATCAACGATGCTGGGCAGGTGGCTGGATACTCTCACACGGCTGAAGGTGGTCAGCATGCCTTCATCACCGGTACTGATGGGGTGGAGATGAGAGACTTGGGCACCTTGCGGGGGGGTGAGAGCTATGCGCTCGACATCAACGATGCCGGACAGGTAGTGGGAGGCTCTGGCACTGCTGGAGGCTATGTCCATGCTTTCATCACTGGCCCGAATGGCACGGGGATGAGAGACCTGGGCACTTTAGGCGGGCGCTGGAGCTATGCTTTCGGCATCAACGATGCCAGACAGGTGGCTGGATACTCTCTCACGGCTGATAGTAATCGTCATGCCTTCATCACCGGTTATGATGGCATGGGGATGAGAGACCTGGGCACTTTGGGCGGGAGCTTGAGCGAGGCTTCCGGCATCAACGATGCCGGACAGGTGGTAGGAATGTCTGGCACAGTTGATGGTAATCTTCATGCCTTCATCACCGGCCCTGATGGGGTGGGGATGAGAGACCTGGGCACTTTGGGGGGGCGCTGGAGCTATGCCTACGGTATCAACGATGCCGGACAAGTGGTTGGAAACTCTTCCACGGCTGAAGGTAGTCTCCATGCCTTTATCACCGGTCCCGATGGGGTGGGGATGAGAGACCTAGGCACTTTATTAGGTGGGAACGGAAGCCAGGCCAACGGCATCAACGACATCGGACAGGTAGTGGGATACTCTTACACGGCTGAAGGTTATTACCATGCCTTCATCACCGGTCCTGATGGTGAAGGAATGA contains the following coding sequences:
- a CDS encoding helix-turn-helix domain-containing protein, whose product is MAKEFGISRETLYQYIR
- a CDS encoding ABC transporter permease; translation: MKRGNPWLWSAAVLVYAFLYIPLIIVVLYSFNDSRLNAEWVGFTLFWYKALFNNTEMLLAARNSLIIALCASFSATLLGTMSGLAIHRYKLRVLPVLVFTPVAMPEILLGVSILLFFLQVLNFTLGMVSIIIAHTTFCIGFVAIIVRARLQGMDESIFEAARDLGASPWQTFRLVTLPLIMPAVVAGALMSFTLSIDDFVITFFTKGVGEPILPIQIYTMIKVAVTPEVNAISTLLMLLTLVMIIIAARLESNASSEESTKPRKTVK
- a CDS encoding ABC transporter permease, whose translation is MIKGEMKEKQLARLLVSGPPLLFLIVFFVAPSLIMILTSFRFPGEFGGLAPVIPPSDQAIGEYGFTSDAYQFFFSDFIYTEIFLKSFAVAFGTTLICLILAYPLAVLIARSRKHLRNLMVLLVILPFASNFLIRIYAWMIILGPESALSHFVNTLLGAFGIAPVTLLFSPFAVLVGMVYVHLPFMVLPLYTNLEKHDPSLLDAAQDLGANAWQRFWRVTWPLSLPGVFSGSALVFIPVLGMFAVPDILGGTGDILIGNLIKDQFLGTRDWPFGSALSIMLTLAVLSVAGLTTWFARSATGQRAI
- a CDS encoding (2Fe-2S) ferredoxin domain-containing protein, whose amino-acid sequence is MSYYHRHVFFCVNQREPGTLCCNNFGAQAMRDYAKERVKALKLDSKNKRIRINNAGCLDRCNEGPVIVVYPEDVWYTYVDKEDIDEIIEEHLKNGRVVERLRI
- a CDS encoding beta/gamma crystallin domain-containing protein; the protein is MNILVKKNSRSLLTIVTLVFGMSVSAGLSAQEHSDKRVVNKKSEQVESKHPGAKVDKMTIEVPVLTFVPVQVSAELENRGCWVKFFDKKNFQGDSLFLSGPATLPRLIGPFGYDWENKVRSVKVGPRANLTIFDNHNYRDEDKFLDAGANVANLSKEMGFFDNFRSMVLNCI
- a CDS encoding ABC transporter substrate-binding protein, with the translated sequence MNPPRLLFFLLASLLTFAAGCTPPNPDAGNSGKNVLHLFNWNNYIAPETVARFEKSCKCDLSQDYYADNEEMLAKLAAGATGYDVIVPTGNAIDTLIRQGALRPLDKSLLPNFRNINPAYLDTAFDPGNIYSVPYAYTLSLLGFNKEKIEQLGLPTDTWAIIFEPKYLEKIRGRVTVLDSQRELMAAALKYLGYSVNDTDERHWQEAAALIVRAKPYWAAFSNTSYIKELAVGNLWVAHGYSNDMFQAALDAQKTGRKFTISYSTPKEGAVLAVDSMVLHKSGKRPDLAHQFINFMLDGKNSAELTNLIGSGNPNLDALQYIQPEIASNKAIFPDPELIARLEMLRDLDRKQRRLLSRLWTEIKLR
- a CDS encoding PIN domain-containing protein, whose translation is MSATSFIYTNILLYLLSPSAAKANRAEEVLRGGGRISVQVLNEMASVMRRKLSMPWHEVNDVLFLIRSICPVEPLTLEVHDRGRRVAERWGLSLYDGMIAAAALLSNCDILYSEDMQHDLLIDEQLRIQNPFFVNCNGEN
- a CDS encoding recombinase family protein, whose translation is MSCNPKFGFRKLFNDKASAKNTNRPQLQVALDHVRAGDMLIVHSMDRLARNIEDMLRLVGEMNNKGVLVQFVKENMSFAAGSEDPCSTLMFTMLSAFAQFERSLIKERQRQGIVLAKAEGVYKAGSPL
- a CDS encoding ABC transporter ATP-binding protein, giving the protein MALLEIRNVTRRFGGYTAVDNVSIDVEAGEFFTLLGPSGCGKTTLLRMIAGFDLPDSGQILLDGKDMVGIPPEKRPVHTVFQTYALFPHMTVADNIAFPLKMAGKAPQEIKKRVNELLERVHLPNFGNRFPHELSGGQKQRVAFARGLVNRPRLLLLDEPLGALDAKLREEMQIELINLQKEIGITFIFVTHAQDEALALSHRIAVMNRGNVEQIDEPSKIYSAPRNHFVADFIGKISVMNATVMEAVPSHLKLAIEGLGEVTAPAREGMEVGDKGVLAIRPEQVRISHPSNESQLKNHFRGKVHDFLYVGDVTTYIVELANGAYIEALLPNSAPGRAKFFEVDDEVTISWRHDAGIFLNDPE
- a CDS encoding alpha/beta hydrolase family protein → MTAHNSQTLSRNLFIDGPAGKLEAVLAEPASPSPRGIAVIAHPHPLYGGTMNNKVVHTLFKSFLELEFITVKFNFRGVEQSEGPLYSGNDGLGEVEDVVAVTEAVTAEYASRFNSSPPLCLAGFSFGGAIQVFAAQRLKPQQMVLVAPAVERLSAPPLSFPQDTQDVQSLPRVLIIHGDQDDVVPLKTVLDWAAPQELPIVVVPGAEHFFHRRLHILKRIVLDSCRP
- a CDS encoding DUF2905 domain-containing protein; this translates as MPPDIAGKSELIFPEKPVYTGWNMFAENDESEILMQRLLILCGILLLLAGLLWPWLSKLPFGRLPGDIVIERENFRLYFPLTSGLLVSLVLSFLLWWWTRK
- a CDS encoding type II toxin-antitoxin system RelB/DinJ family antitoxin, producing MRVDTQTKEEASRVLGETGLAVSHDIRLFLRSVGSKKKLPFHPMDFFEPDAETIAAMEEAERGENLTTCETVVLSWRRNSLREWEAAVAS
- a CDS encoding AbrB/MazE/SpoVT family DNA-binding domain-containing protein; the protein is MQVSRWGNSLAIRLPVSVVEALDLREGDDIEVIVAGDRKFEIRKKPGADEFLERLRKYRGRLPADFRFDREEANERD